In one window of Nakamurella sp. PAMC28650 DNA:
- a CDS encoding GntR family transcriptional regulator, producing MVRAHSGTDRLGSRTALPVRLADDLRGRLAAQEWSPGEQLPTEADLVDSYGVSRATVRQALKTLEGRGLITTRRGRGSFAADVGTIHAGMQELKSISATIAEMGHRPGMRYHHRILRPSTPEEQDMFGIGPDEQVLDIQRKIMADDIVVAYSYDVLPRWVFPADFTPKDLTGSVFGFLAENDGPTPVRALANVKAVSDLSIAWDGALAPGELFLLLDQLHYDEHNRAFMYTRSYFIEGRFAFTVMRTAR from the coding sequence ATGGTGAGAGCGCACTCCGGCACCGACCGGCTCGGCTCGCGCACGGCCCTACCGGTGCGGTTGGCCGACGACCTGCGGGGACGGCTCGCTGCCCAGGAATGGTCGCCCGGGGAGCAATTGCCCACCGAGGCCGACCTGGTCGACAGCTACGGCGTATCGCGGGCCACCGTCCGGCAGGCCCTGAAAACCCTGGAGGGCCGTGGTCTGATCACCACCAGGCGCGGCCGGGGCAGTTTCGCCGCCGACGTCGGGACCATCCATGCCGGTATGCAGGAACTCAAATCCATCAGCGCCACCATCGCCGAGATGGGTCACCGCCCCGGGATGCGGTACCACCACCGGATCCTGCGCCCCTCGACCCCCGAAGAACAGGACATGTTCGGCATCGGGCCCGACGAGCAGGTCCTGGACATCCAGCGCAAGATCATGGCCGACGACATCGTGGTGGCCTACTCCTACGACGTTCTTCCCCGGTGGGTCTTCCCGGCCGACTTCACACCGAAGGACCTGACCGGGTCGGTCTTCGGCTTCCTGGCCGAGAACGACGGCCCGACACCGGTTCGCGCCCTGGCCAACGTGAAGGCCGTCAGCGACCTGTCCATCGCCTGGGACGGAGCCCTCGCGCCGGGTGAACTGTTCCTGCTGCTGGACCAACTGCACTACGACGAGCACAACCGGGCCTTCATGTACACCCGCAGCTACTTCATCGAAGGCCGCTTCGCCTTCACCGTGATGCGGACGGCCCGCTGA
- the mtnK gene encoding S-methyl-5-thioribose kinase, giving the protein MTDIETPYRELNLSTVADFAVPFLAERPIRAQEIGDGNLNRVFRVSSSSDSVVVKQALPYLKAAGESWPLTRHRARIECEALLQHGKLAPGLVASVLHFEDPLSVLVLEDLHEYQNWRDATIAGNDLSGVAALVGQYSAAVLVGTVGAHLTGPERAEMRSRFSYSALCLVTEELIFTAPFVNAESNRYDVEITDLVTALYKDRSLRMAAAELRFNFRTRNEALLHGDLHTGSVLARPNDIRIIDPEFAFFGPVGFDPGVLLGNLAMSRLAHQAADREHAASVIDTAARDYWQAFADEAARRWSATEPWFARFLARVLADAARFAGMEMIRRIVGLAHVRDIDSLPPTARFRAQESSLAGGRALVLGGRCPSFDDLWQRATQEETFA; this is encoded by the coding sequence ATGACCGACATCGAGACACCGTATCGCGAGTTGAACCTCTCGACCGTGGCCGATTTCGCCGTACCGTTTCTGGCCGAACGGCCCATCCGTGCGCAGGAGATCGGGGACGGCAACCTGAATCGGGTCTTCCGGGTCTCGAGTTCGAGCGATTCGGTGGTGGTCAAACAGGCCCTGCCCTACCTGAAGGCGGCCGGCGAATCGTGGCCGCTGACCAGGCACCGGGCCCGCATCGAGTGCGAGGCGCTCCTGCAGCACGGCAAGCTGGCGCCAGGTCTGGTCGCCTCGGTCCTGCATTTCGAGGACCCATTGTCGGTCCTGGTCCTTGAAGACCTGCACGAGTACCAGAACTGGCGTGACGCCACCATTGCCGGGAACGACCTGTCGGGGGTGGCCGCGCTGGTCGGGCAGTACAGCGCGGCCGTTCTGGTCGGTACCGTCGGCGCCCACCTGACCGGCCCGGAGCGAGCCGAGATGCGCAGCCGCTTCTCGTATTCCGCTCTGTGCCTGGTCACCGAAGAACTCATCTTCACGGCTCCGTTCGTCAACGCCGAGTCCAATCGTTACGACGTGGAGATCACCGACCTGGTGACCGCCCTGTACAAGGATCGGTCCCTGCGGATGGCTGCGGCCGAACTGCGGTTCAACTTCCGCACCCGCAACGAAGCGCTGCTGCACGGCGACCTGCACACCGGATCCGTTCTGGCCCGCCCGAACGACATCCGCATCATCGACCCCGAGTTCGCGTTCTTCGGCCCGGTGGGATTCGACCCCGGTGTGCTGTTGGGCAATCTGGCCATGTCCCGGCTTGCGCACCAGGCCGCCGACCGCGAGCACGCCGCCTCGGTCATCGACACCGCCGCCCGCGACTACTGGCAGGCCTTCGCCGACGAGGCAGCCCGCCGCTGGAGTGCCACCGAACCCTGGTTCGCGCGCTTCCTGGCCCGCGTCCTGGCGGACGCCGCCCGTTTCGCCGGGATGGAGATGATCCGGCGGATCGTCGGTCTGGCCCACGTCCGTGACATCGACTCGCTGCCGCCCACGGCCAGGTTCCGGGCGCAGGAGTCGTCATTGGCGGGTGGCCGTGCGCTCGTGCTCGGCGGCCGGTGCCCGAGCTTCGACGACCTGTGGCAGCGCGCAACCCAAGAGGAGACCTTCGCATGA
- a CDS encoding TetR/AcrR family transcriptional regulator C-terminal domain-containing protein, whose product MPAGQHEERDQVVSAAIMLMDQKGISALTMQEISTRVAVEPARLAEVFPRLDDLLDAIVDAIVDQFFADPEVQPVTPDWQEYLQRIAHGVRRTALAHPQVFPLIATRPPAAPWLQPPLRSLRWMETFLESLHQCGFSDRAAVRAYRAFSSFLLGHLLLEVSALGADIGPIDQPDPRKSRPEDLDGYPRLAGLQQELTDHDSAAEFEESLESLLDRLAHDGRN is encoded by the coding sequence GTGCCTGCAGGACAGCATGAAGAGCGCGACCAGGTGGTCTCGGCGGCCATCATGCTGATGGATCAGAAGGGCATCTCGGCACTGACCATGCAGGAGATCAGTACGAGGGTGGCAGTGGAGCCGGCTCGATTGGCGGAGGTCTTCCCCCGGCTCGATGATCTCCTGGATGCGATCGTCGATGCGATCGTCGACCAGTTCTTCGCCGATCCGGAGGTACAGCCGGTGACGCCGGATTGGCAGGAGTACCTGCAGCGGATCGCCCACGGGGTGCGCCGGACCGCGCTCGCTCACCCGCAGGTGTTCCCGTTGATCGCCACCCGTCCGCCGGCGGCGCCCTGGCTGCAACCGCCGTTGCGAAGCCTCAGGTGGATGGAGACCTTTCTGGAATCCCTGCACCAGTGCGGGTTCTCGGACCGAGCTGCAGTGCGGGCCTACCGAGCGTTCTCCAGCTTTCTGCTGGGGCATCTCCTGCTGGAGGTCTCGGCGCTCGGCGCAGACATCGGGCCGATCGATCAACCCGACCCGCGGAAGAGCCGACCTGAGGACCTGGATGGCTATCCGCGGTTGGCCGGCCTGCAGCAGGAACTCACCGACCACGATTCCGCGGCCGAATTCGAGGAGTCGTTGGAGTCACTCCTGGATCGTCTGGCCCACGACGGGCGCAACTGA